From Vigna unguiculata cultivar IT97K-499-35 chromosome 5, ASM411807v1, whole genome shotgun sequence, the proteins below share one genomic window:
- the LOC114186056 gene encoding uncharacterized protein LOC114186056 produces MAGRGSDSQKQLFSLIRNFAAEKSQGERRVVTLRKQIAKLSSELSVAYEELEKAKRCKEMVEQDLKGFEVQLMLSEASNQTLEARVSLIQDQISAVGSDSETLKCEEAALREQFFHNMLHMNGKIRKFQESIITCDIDPVDCTASRDESQVIMKENDAEVSLCDLESTLSEVISQIAKENEEYQEEQKNYKNVQQQLIDCERKVSVMGMIVMETKELQDLTIYPYKYSVVSIGLAISSSYVMQPKILKLTN; encoded by the exons ATGGCGGGAAGGGGAAGCGATTCGCAGAAACAACTGTTCAGCCTGATCCGCAATTTCGCCGCTGAGAAATCTCAAGGAG AACGAAGAGTGGTGACTCTGAGAAAGCAAATCGCTAAGCTCTCATCGGAACTGAGCGTGGCCTATGAGGAGCTGGAAAAGGCCAAGCGCTGCAAAGAAATGGTCGAACAGGATCTTAAAGGCTTCGAAGTTCAATTGATGTTGAGTGAAGCTTCGAATCAAACGCTAGAG GCAAGGGTATCTTTAATTCAAGACCAGATCTCTGCCGTTGGATCTGATTCGGAAACTCTCAAG TGTGAAGAAGCAGCTTTGCG AGAGCAATTCTTCCACAACATGCTTCATATGAATGGCAAGATAAG GAAATTCCAAGAAAGCATCATTACTTGCGACATTGATCCAGTAGATTGCACTGCTTCTAGAG ATGAATCACAAGTAATAATGAAAGAGAATGACGCTGAAGTTTCTTTATGTGACCTCGAAAGTACACTGTCAGAGGTGATATCTCAAATTGCTAAAGAAAATGAGGAATAccaagaagaacaaaaaaattataagaac GTTCAGCAGCAATTGATTGATTGTGAAAGAAAGGTGTCTGTAATGGGCATGATAGTCATGGAAACAAAAGAATTGCAGGATCTGACCATATATCCTTACAAATATTCAGTTGTTTCAATAGGTTTGGCAATCTCTTCTTCATATGTTATGCaacctaaaatcttaaaattaactAACTGA